A region of the Chelonia mydas isolate rCheMyd1 chromosome 22, rCheMyd1.pri.v2, whole genome shotgun sequence genome:
AAGAGCCTGCAGCTCTGCTTGGTTATGCAGCACTGCAGGGacagccaggcagctcccagGCCGATAAGGCGCTCGCtactaaaacaaaaacattcccaGCACTGCAGGTGTCACCAAGCAACATGGCGACTCTTTGGTAAAGCCCGTGTCCCCTGCAATGAGACAGGGCTGTGTTTGGTGGAGACGTGACCAGCATCACAGGGCAGAGCTCCGGGAGATGGCTAAGCCCCGAAGGGCCTgtcagtgcagctgggactggggtGCAGGTTTGGTATGGAATGTCAGACAGCTTGGGGAGAGGACGTGTTTGGTACCTCACTAGCACGTGTGGGAGACAAAACCTCCCAGGGCGGATGTCACAAAGCATGGCACCAATTCTGCGCCAGCATAGCCAGTGAGGGCATGGGGCTGCAATCAGCATAGGGAAGAAGAAAGGACTCCCCAGTAGTTCCACAGAAAGCTCCAGTGCTCCAGAGGGAGCGGCCGTGCCAGGGGGTTTGTACCAGACCAGGAAGGGTGACAATACCCTCACCGCCACCTGTCAATCTGGGACAGCAAGAGGACTCCAGGGGCACATTCTGCCTTGGCAGCTCCCGGGCATCACTGGTCTGGGCACATGTAACAGAAGGCAGAACAtgggcctggctgtttgggaacaTTGCTTACGCAGCCTGGTGGGGATTGCAGTGCCATGCTCCAGAGCCCGGCTAGGACCCAATGCCCAGCGTGGGATCTGGACTCCTCTTCCCCGAATGCtgcttggggagcaggggagtCGAGATTTCTGAAGGTAAAAGCACAGTCAGCACTGGACACGTAACCAGCCACTGCCCTCAGCTTGTGGGCTGGGACCCACTTTGTCAATATTTCCTCTGCCCCAGGAGGACAGTCAGAAACCTGAAGCTTTTCACCCCAGCTGCCCCCTTCCAGGTGCGCGCCCTTCGCCGCGGTGCCTTGGCAGAGTCAGAAAGACCCTCCAGAACGGAGAGAACCAGAATTACACGCGAGCGTCCCAGCTGCCCTTCCCGCAGAAACAGCGCTGCTGCCAGGGGGACAGGGAACACCACAGAGCaaaaccagagccctcaccaggAGCCAGGCCAGTGCCAGGGACAAAGTGCAGGCAGAGGAACGAATCCTTCCCCGGACTCCCCCCAGCACTTCACTATTGACCCAGCTTCTCTACGCAGAGCTCACAGGGCAGGTTCGCCAGGCAGCCAGACACAGGACCCCTGCACCTTGTGCTGCCATGTGCAAAGGGGGTCGGACTGGCAGTGCTTTGCACTGCCCTTGCACTAGTGCAAGTGAGGAcacaaggggcagggcagtggagagccaaggggcagggcaggagcagggcagtggagagCCAGGCCCATAGCAATCACACAGGGTAGCAGGTGAATGGCTGCCGTAGGTAACGAACGGACACAGCCCCCCGTGACTACAGCGACCCCTGGCCGCAGCGTATTCCCTCCTTGGCACCAACGGCAGCTGGTGACAATACCACCGAGCTGCACAAGCCCAGACTGATAGAGTGGGCAGCTCACCTGCTGGAGTGGAATGGaaatggcaggggagggagagctcgtcccaggagcagcagcaggggccccTCAATCTCTTTGCCTAACCGGTTCAGACAAATCTCGTTTCTTAACCAGTTAGGAAAAGAGAGTAAAGCCGGGCTTGGTAAAGGCGGCACTAGTCATTTGGTTCAGAAGTGTGCTTGGCAGCAGAGCCCCCTTTCTCCTTGAGCCAGCCCCATGCTCAGGCAGGGACAGGAGCATCTCTCTCTACTGCTAGCGTTCCATGCAGCCTTGCGCTCCAGAGGCCTCTGCTCCAGGAGCTAGCTGCCCTCTGCCTGGTGCATGGCCTCCTCCCAGTGTAGCATCCCTGGGAGCCAGGCAGgcaatgcccccccaccccgctctcagCTTTGCAAGGCACCGTTTCTGCTCAGCGCCCTCACGCCCAGTCTCTGTGTGATGACCCAGccgctctcacacacacaccacatgaaaacacccacccacccctgcccatgctccagctCAGGGagttcccacctcctcccagagAGAATGGCGCTGGCCTGCTCCCTTTCCGCTCCTGAGATCACAGCCTGGGCACAAGTCGCTCCCAGGCCACACAGCGTTCCAAGTCTGCGCTGAAGAGTGGTGCAAATTGCAGGCATGTGCATAATACAGAGATGTCTCAAGCATTGttagtttcaaaataaaatagattttccCTCCCCCGGCCATTAGCGTTTTGCTGCCTGGTGAGTCACACTGAGTTTGCTTCATGCCTTTGGTGGAGCTTTCTGTTCCGCCTTGGAGCCCGCCAGGCCGTTCTCAGTGTTGTCAATCCCCGAGGAGCTCACGAGACACTCCTTCCTAGGAGAGAGAACAGCATCTACAGCACGTGGGTGGCGCCTGCAGCCCCCCTCAGCCTGAATGTGCACCTGGCCCCTTCTGCCCGCatcactgcccctccccacctgtcACAGAGACCAGGCCCAAGGGATGTATGCACTCCGAGCTGCGGGGAAGCTCACTCCCCACACAGCCATGGAGGGAGAGACGTGCAGGCATGGCTCCAAACACTAGCATTAATGCCTGGATCCTTCCTGCTCCCCAAGAGGCACAATCATTCCCACGGGGCAGGCAGGTCAAGTGACACATTGCAGGGCACAGAGGGAGCGGGCAGCAGACTCTAGGAGTTCCTGGCTCACACTTTCAAAGAGCCGGGCCTTCCCCATGCTGGGCACAGGACTCAGGACTACAACCCCAACACAGAGCTAACAGCTTGTTCCACAGTCTCCAAGGGAAGCCGTGCTTCAGGCACTGACAATAGGACTGGGCAAGGCAGGTCACAGGGAACTGTCCTGCCACAGGGCAGCAGCAGGCTTCCGTGCACGCCTGCACCAGTTAGACAAATCCTCGTGCCGGCCCCATGACCTGTTAGCTCAGGGTCCCtgtcccagttttacagatggggaaatggggaaGTGAAAAGCcagctagaggcagagctgggaacagaactcagaagAGCCCAGTTTCCGGTCCTGGGCCCAGTTCACTGGGCCACGCTgccctcctgccctctccttgcAAACACTCCGGTGATGCAATCCGGTGTCTAGGCTGCGGAGGAGGGTCAGAAAGAGCACAAACATCCAGGCATGTGGTACGCACGACGCTGCGCCCAGCACAACCCCAGCCAAGGGTTATGCACCGCAACCCCCAGCCGGacgcagcgggggctgggagaagggacGCCCATCCGTACTCACTTCTTCTCCTGAGACTTCTTGAGGATAAGCAGGACAATTTTCTTGATGACGAGGATGAGGATGAGGAGGCCGACGAGCCCGCCCACGGCTCCCAGGATAATGCGCGTCAGCGTGTTGTCCACCGGTACCACTGCAGGAGAGAGCGCCAGAGGAGATGTTAGCGGGTGCCAGCCAGAAGAGTCCCACCAGCACAGTGCCTCTGGCCCTGAGCAGCAGGAGACAGACACCCATTCCTCGGCCATCACCGGAGCTGCAGGGGCCACgcagctgcctctgctccacAGAACAGTTCAGCTCTTTAAAGTCGAACAGCCATGGGCGTCACCCTCTAGTCTCTGCTGCCCCCCAAGCCTTCTCCGACAACTGCACAGCTCATGGTTCAACTTGACCGTAAGCCACGGAGGGAGTTTACCCCATGAATGCCCTCCTTGTGCCCCTGGCTACTGGCCTATAGCAGGGCCCATAGGGGATGGCCCATATCTTTATCTTAGCCATTGTCTCCTGGAGGGACTGTAGGTGTCTCaggttgtgggtgctcagcgtgaggggtctcaagttgggtacccaaaataGATCAAGGGAACTAAAAGCCAGAGCCCACTCTGAGAGGTCGGCCTTACTTCTTGGCAGGAGGAGGGGTGTGAAGTGAAAGACCCCCAATTCTGCCAATGCCCCTCGGCCAATCCAGCTGTGATCCTCTCCTAAACAGAGGCCTCTCCTGGGGCTCTTTTCTGAGGTGGACAGCCATTCGCTGAAGACTACCTAGAATATACACTGGTCACCCGAGCCAGACTAGAACTCCTGGGAGCAGATTCTACTTTCCTTTACACTGATGGAAGCCCaacagaacccagcagtcctgagtccagtcccctgctatgaCCACTAGCAGCATATCTTGGTTTAGCTTTGCCCGATCCTGCTCGTCACTCAGGGGAACCTTTGTCTATCAGCAccagcagagtgggggtggggagggctcctCCTGGCAGACACTTACTCTCCTGGACCACCTTGAGGATGATGGTGGCATTGTGTTCAGCATTCATTTCCTTTGGGTTCCTGACATGGCAGGTGTACTTCCCAGCATCATCGAAGTCCACGGACCCCATGGAGATGGAGATGTTGTTTTCCTTCCCAGTGGTTGTGCCAATTAACCGAACCCGAGGGTCTGCGAATAGCACCGTTGGCTCTGATGCTTTGTTCTTTATATTCCCGTGATAgatctgcagggggagggaatgcAGCAGGACGCTGAGCGAGCAAACAGCACAGCCAGGCCGCAAACTCAAGAAGCCCCAGACTAGGGAAGGCCTGGAGAGCTCTTCCGGCTGAGTTGGACACCACCCAGGGGTGGTACAGGCACAGACCTACCAAGGCTGAGGGTTGGGGCCCGTCTACATGACAGTTTGCAACCATGTTGCATCCAGGTCAGGGACAAGCATGCTGTAACAGTGCCATGGCTCAGCgactgctgtagtgtagatgtggcttaCAAGTGGACAAGAAATTCTCTTTCCATCCCTCCCTTGCTTTCTGAGGATTTTGTCTCCTCCAGACTAGGGGTAGAATCTAAATGCTTGGCTTTTGCCCAGGGATCCCAAAGCCAGTTATTCCTCTCAGcacatcccttccccacccccgagATGTCTCCTGCATGCTAGGTATACACCAGTGAAATGCAACAGTCATCAACAGGGAAACTCAAGGGGCTGAGCAGAG
Encoded here:
- the SCN4B gene encoding sodium channel subunit beta-4 isoform X1, producing MAADGSSARLCRSWLAAALLGLHLFSMAVTLEVSVGKNNLVMALNGSEVQLPCIFTTCIGFKDLDFTWYYNSIDLIYHGNIKNKASEPTVLFADPRVRLIGTTTGKENNISISMGSVDFDDAGKYTCHVRNPKEMNAEHNATIILKVVQEMVPVDNTLTRIILGAVGGLVGLLILILVIKKIVLLILKKSQEKKKECLVSSSGIDNTENGLAGSKAEQKAPPKA
- the SCN4B gene encoding sodium channel subunit beta-4 isoform X2: MAVTLEVSVGKNNLVMALNGSEVQLPCIFTTCIGFKDLDFTWYYNSIDLIYHGNIKNKASEPTVLFADPRVRLIGTTTGKENNISISMGSVDFDDAGKYTCHVRNPKEMNAEHNATIILKVVQEMVPVDNTLTRIILGAVGGLVGLLILILVIKKIVLLILKKSQEKKKECLVSSSGIDNTENGLAGSKAEQKAPPKA